TCCAAAAACAcgtaattatatattatgcTATTAGATACCTCAGATCCGCTAAGAGCAATAACGGTGTAGGTGCGAGAACGAAGGTGCATGTGAGACGACGAAGAACTGTGCTATTTGTGTTACTGATTTCATATGAATTGACGAATCTATCAATGGTGTTCATAAGAACAGGTTGCGATGAATTGAATTTACCAAATTCGAATTCTTTTCAATCAACGAAAAATGATATGattaatactaaaaaataaatcatctgAGAGAGAACCCAGATTTGGAGGCGGCGGCTATGGTGGAGATGTTTCGTAggttaaagatgaagaagaaaacttttaaaactatataattatatttgtttcgtAAGGTTaccaataaaatataattggtgAGATGGTTAAGTAAGGGTCTTGTTTTTGCCGCAGGTTGTGAGTTCGAATCGTAAGTTcgtcaattatttttaaaagatgacaacgacgtcgtttaaAGGTGGCTAACGGAGATGTTAACAGACGTTAGATAATCAGTTAACGACTGTTAACGGTTAGTTTTTTTGGCCTGGTCAACGAATGTTTATAGTTTAAACGGTTGGTCAACGATATCTTTATGTTTAAAATGACCGCATGTAAAGTTGAGATATAAAATGGCTACAATTTGAAAATTGGAGTATTAAACGACATTTTTCCCGTTCCTAATTAGTAATTACCCTAATATATGTTTACGCCAAATTATAGTAATTTCATGTATGAAATTATCAAAACTAGtaaattatagaaataatCTGCAGATTTTAAACTCTTAACTAACCATTTTCACACTTTAATTTTCTCTCATTTGCATTTAACGTTAAAACCGGTTTAAGTTAACACTTTAAGTCAGATCTTAAATCGATGCAAAAGAAAACGATAAATCTCGTTTGGTTAAAAAATTAACCAGAAAACGAGATCTGACTTCTAACTTCTACTTCTACTTAGATCTCCTCAAAATTCAAATCggaaaaaagtttgagaaaaatctcgatgaagaagaagatgattccgACGACGATCTTACTCTCAGctctcattttctctctatcACCGATCTGTGAAGCTGTGTGGCTTACTGTACCTCACACCGGATCAAAGTGCGTCTCCGAAGAAATCCAAAGCAACGTCATCGTTTTAGCTGATTACCTTGTTATCTCCGAGGAACATTCTATCTTCCCTACTGTCTCCGTTAAGGTAAAGTAATTTCGTAAAGGACTTGCTTTCATGTTCGTTGATTGGAATCTGAACTCTACGAAATTAGTTTCTAAAAATGGTGTCTTATCTTCACCTTGAATCCATGCTTAGTtctagtttccttatttgttcaTGATGTGAATTCAATTGTTAGGTTACTTCATGATCTTTCATGTAATCAATGGCAAAGTAGCTGATTCATAGAATAAGAGATCTTGAAGTGAAATGTGATAAGAGATCGTTATGTGAATATTGTTTCCTCAGTTCTGGATCCTAAGCGTTTAGGTTTTGTTtgaatgagaagagaagatgagcTTTTCTAGTAAGGCCCTGTGAGCATTGATTTGTATAATGTAACAATGCATTAGGTTGGTCTGTTGAGGAAGTTTGATCAAAGAGTCAAAATGTTTGGAAAGAGATGATGATTAGTTATGACATCAAGTTCTCTATTTGCTTGCAAAGATGTCTTGTTGACTCTACAATGGTTATATCTCTCCCGGCTACCACATAGTTTGATGGATTTTTGTAGAAAGTTTACTCGAATGTGTTTTAGGTTAACAGATTTCTAGTAGTCGCTATATGTTTGTGAGTGTTTTACGTCAACATAGTAGTGACCATAGCTTGCTCTGTTAAGGAAGTGTGAAAAAGAGTAAATATGTGTGGAACAGTCATTACTTGGCGACCTCAAGTTCTTAATTTGCTTGATATTCTTCTGTGTTACAAGGTCTCTGTTCTCCCATGCTTTATTAGTTAGATGGTAGTCAATGACTCTCCCAGCTACCACATAGCTTGATAGATTGCTGAAAATTTACTCACATTTGTCATGAAGACGTGCACCAACTCTTTGAAATGGTAAATGACTAgaagtttttatgttttattgcAGGTTACAGCACCTTATGGCACCGTGTTACACCACAGGGAAAATACAACAAACGGTCAGTTTGCATTCACAACCCAAGAATCAGGAACTTACTTGGCGTGTTTTGAGGCCGATGCTAAAAGTCATGGTAACAAAGATTTTAGCATCAACATCGACTGGAAAACTGGAATCGCAGCTAAAGATTGGGACTCCATtgctagaaaagaaaagatcgaGGTCAGCTCTCCATATTTCCAAGCCTCTGAGACAATTAAATTACTTACAAGATCACATCTTAGAGTAGGTTAGTCTCTAAACTGACACTCGATAATGTCTTCAATTGTGTAGGGTGTAGAGCTGGAGTTTAAGAAACTTGAAGGTGCAGTTGAAGCAATCCATGAAAATCTGATTTACCTCAGAAACAGGTAAAAGATTAATAAACTGCtacattatttgaaaatactgaaaagaaatacaaatacTCATTCTCTTGTTTTCACAATTGCAGAGAAGCAGAGATGAGGATTGTgagtgaaaaaacaaactcgAGAGTCGCATGGTACAGTATAATGTCGCTGGGGATTTGCATTGTGGTCTCTGGTTTACAGATTTTGTACTTGAAGCAATactttgaaaagaagaagcttatttAGATCATGGATAGTTTCTTGTTGAAGATTACTAGAACCAACAGTTTGCTctgctttctttctcttgatctTCTCTTTGGAACTGTTAGTGTAAAATTTTGTTCACTCATTTAACTTGTAATTTGTCTCCTATTATTACATATAACATATAACTAGACTCTAATTATAGGAATTGCAACTAAATTTCtcttgataaaaataataatgaatttCTTTGgcatgtgtttttttatattatctgAACTGAACCAAATTGCAGAATTGTGACttgagaaaaacagaggactCTGTTGATATGAAGTCTCATAGTATAAACAGAGGACTCTATGTGAAACAGAGTTACGAAAAATTCTaaagtaatgaaaaaaacacattgTGGTTTTATCTGGATTAGAAAAGccttcatatattttatctgACAACATTAAGAAGCTTAGGAGATTTCTTGGGATGCAAGCATTTTGTAACCTGTTTTTTGCTACATAACATGACATTGTGTTCCAGCTAGGTCAAAAGAGTATTACAGCATTATTCACATAACACACAGAGCACAAAGTTAAATCTTTGTAGAGTTTCTATAAGACGACAAGAACATATGTCCACAATACGAAACATAGGCTGATGCATGTGGCGGGGGCAACTGTGGTGGAGAGGTTGGTCATAAATTTGGGGCGTACACGGAAACTCAGACTTTTCCTCAATACAAAACATAGTCTGATGCATTACGTCGTCGGTGCATGATTGTCAAGGTAGACGCCGCAAATAAGCTTCTCGGAAAAACTCTATACATGTGAACGTAGACTAGTCTATGGAATCCTTTTTTGCTATGACTAAGTCCAAACATTGAACTTATTGCTTGGAAACTgcatatatttgaatttagaTTTTGATGGAGACTTTCGTTTTCTTCGCTGAAATTGCTTGTGCGTTTCATTGCTATTTCCTTCTTAGAACTAGAGAACCACAACCATTTTCTGAGTTATTACTTCCTACATAGCTCTATAACCTCTATTATTACTTTATTAGATCTCTGATCTTAAATCGTCTCTCTGTCGTAgtaatggcttcttcttcttctttatctctttcatttccttcatcttctttgtctcGAACCTGGGATTACGATGTTTTTCCGAGCTTTCACGGGGAAGATGTACGCAAAGCCTTTCTCAGCCAGATTCTCAAGAAGGAGTTTGGAAGAAAAGCaatcaacttttttgttgatCACGAGATGGAGAGAGGAGAGTTCATCGGTCCTGTACTCAAACAGGCGATCAAAGGATCTAAGATTGCTCTTGTCTTGCTCTCCAAGAATTACGCTTCTTCGTGGTGTTGTCTTGACGAATTGGTGGAGATCATGAAGAAAGAGTCGGGTCAAACGGTGATTACCATTTTCTATGAAGTTGATCCAAATGAAGTAAAGAAGCAGACCGGAGATTTTGGGAAGGCCTTCAAAGAAACTTGTCAAGGTAAAACTGAGGAAAAGGTTCAGACATGGAGGAAAGCTTTGGAGGGTGTGGGTTTGGCCACAATCGCAGGTTTTCATTCAAGCAACTGGTTCGtgttctttatttaatttctgaTAAACTTAAGACAAGATgtagtttggtttatgttgtCTTGCGTTATTAAAGAGGCGTTAAAACCTTACttatacaaagcaaaagatatAATCTAAAGTGTTGCACAAACGAAATGACTAAACAggacaaatatatattgttgacTAAGCTAACTAAAATATTGACCAGCAATAGCTTCAACATCCTCCCTCAAGGTGGAGCATGCACATCGAGAATGCCCAACTTGCGCAGAAAGTAACGAACTTCCTTTTCACCCAAAGCCTTAGTTAGAATATCTGCAAGCTGCTTGTGAGAGGGAACAAACGAAGTCGCAATTATACCATCAAGAATAGCATCGCGGATAAAATGACAATCCACCTCAACATGTTTGGTGCGCTCATGCTGAACTGGATTGACACTGAGAGCAATTGCAGATTTACTGTCAGAGAAGATGCGCATAGCCTGAACGTGAGAGACACCAAGATCATAAAGCACCCGCTTGAGCCACATGAGTTCTTGAGTAAGGAATGCCATAGCTCTATATTCAGCCTCCGCGGAAGAGCGACTGACAGTGGGCTGCTTTTTCGTTTTCCAAGATATGGGAGTATCACCAAGCTGTACAAAGTATCCTGTGAGAGAGCGACGAGTGAGAGGGCAAGCAGCATAGTCACTATCACACCAACCATTAATCTGCAGAGTAGAGGTGCTAGAGAGTAAAATCCCTTGTCCTGGGTTAGATTTCAAATAGCGAACAACACGAATGGCGGCGTTCCAATGGTCCTGACGCGGATTCTGCATAAACTGTGCAAGAGTGTGAACAGAATATGATAGCTCAGGACGTGTTACAACCAAGTAAATGAGTCTCCCAACTAGACGACGATACCGTGAAGAGTCAGAAAGCAGAGGAGATGTAGACAAAGAGAGCTTATGATTCTGTTCAAGCGGAAACGCAGACGGCCTAGCCCCCAAAAGTCCCATTTCAGAAATAATATCAAGAACATACTTCCTTTGGGACAGGTAGAATCCTTGAGCATTGCGGCTCACTTCAATgccaagaaaatatttgagcaAGCCAAGGTCTTTCATGTGAAAACATGATTCTAGATAGGATTTAAATTGAGCAACAGCATCAGGGCAGCTACCCGAAATGATCAGGTCATCGACATATACGAGGACATGAACAAAGATACCATCATTGTTGTAACTGAACAGAGAGTAATCCGACAAAGATTGTGTGAACCCATATTGTTTTAAAGCAGAAGAGAGCTTGGAAAACCAACACCTTGGAGCTTGTTTCAAACCATACAGAGATTTATGAAGACGACATACCTTGCTAGGATCATCACATTGAAATCCCTGAGGCAATTTCATATACACTTCCTCCTTTAAGTCACCGTGAAGGAAAGCGTTATGCACATCCATTTGATGTACATGCCAATCACGGGCCGCAGCCACTCCCAAAAACAAACGCACCGTGCTCATTTTTGCAACCGGAGCAAAAGTTTCATCATAATCCACGCCTTCTTTTTGACAATTACCCAAGACTACCAAACGAGCTTTATATCGCTCTATCGCCCCATCCGATCGATACTTGATTTTGTATACCCATTTGTTGCCAAGAGCCCGCTTTCCTGGAGGCAAATTTACAATCGAGAAGGTTTGATTAACTCGCAGAGATTCAATCTCAGCAGACATAGCCTCTCTCCAAGCTTTGTCAACCATAGCCTCGTTGTAAGTTGTTGGTTCCATTCCAGCAGTGACAGCTGCGAGAAAAGCCTTGTGCGACGAAGTGAATCGATGGCAATCCACGTATTTCTCAATTGGATAcagagaggaggaagaagccTCAGGGGAAATCGATTCAACACTCACAGTATTGGTGACAAAATTCTTCAACTTCATCGGTTTTTGTGTTTGGCGAGAACTACGTCTAAGTTGTATTGGCGCCGGTGTTGTAGATGACAGTGGAAGATCTGCTGTCTGTACGGTGCTTGATGCTAAAAAAGGAtcgagagaggagagagagacaaaCTCACTTGGACTTGAAGATTCTTGATTGATTTCAGGTATTATTGGGCCAGTTGCAACATTCGGCCCAACTGTAGCTTCACCAATATTTCGTCCAATAATAGTTCTTGGCCCAATAGCTTCTTCAATAAAAGGTGGCCCAACGCAATCCACCAATACACGTTCATCTTCCTCATTGCACGACATCTTGGAGTATGGAAACTCTGTTTCCTGGAAAATCACATCTCTAGACACGAagaatttttgttcttctaaaTCAAACAGCCTCCACCCTTTTTGTCCATGTGGATACCCAACAAATACACATCGTCTTGATCGTGCCGCAAACTTATCTCCTTTATGATTTTGGTTATGTGCATAACACAAGGAACCAAATACACGAAGATGAGAGTATTTCGGAGCCGTTTTATATAACATCTCATATGGAGATTTACCTTGAAGAAGCATCGAGGGAGTGCGGTTGATAAGGTAAGCCGCAGATAAGATACACTCTCCCCAGAACTGAATTGGCAAATACGATTGAAATCGCAAGGCTCTCGCGATATTCAAAATATGTCGATGCTTCCTCTCAACCCTTCCATTTTGATGCGGAGTCCCAACACATGAAGTTTCATGAGCAATGCCTTTGTGTAGAAAGTACTCACGCATACATAGAAACTCAGTCCCATTATCACTTCTTACTATTTTGATCTCAGTGTCAAATTGTCGTTCAACTAAAGCAATGAAATCTTTCAAATGTTTCTGAGTTTCACTTTTATCAGTCATCAAATAAACCCACACACCACGAGAATAATCGTCAACGATTGTCAAGAAATATCGAGCACCGGAGTAAGAAGGTGCTCGATAAGGCCCCCACACATCACAATGAATTAGCTGAAAACTATCCATACTTCTATTATCACTTAGAGGAAAAGTATCACGGGTTTGCTTAGCTCGCATACATGTATCACATACATTCTCCAAAATCTCTTTACCACTAGACAAAAGTTCTCTAGGCAACAAGTTAACTATCTTGTCTGATGCGTGTCCCAAACGCCTATGCCATAGATCAAAAGGGGCCTTCACACTCGTGTGCACAGCAGCAGCATTCTCCATTCCCCGAAAACAAAAGCTTCCATTCTCTCTTTTACCAATTCTAGTCACCATCCTCGTAGTGCGGTCCTGTATCACAAGGAAGTGATCAGCAAGTTAAACCACACAATGATTCTCATCCATCATTTGCCCAACAGAGATCAAATCTGATTCCAACTCCTTGACATAGAAAACTGATTTTAATATCAGATGCGAGCCTAATCTAACTGTTCCCTCACTGACAGCAACTCTCTTATTTCCATCAGCTAAGATAATTAAAACAGGAGACATGGATCGCATATCACTCAACAATTCCAGGTTTCCAGTCATATGGTGTGAAGCACCTGTGTCGAGTATCCAAGAAGTGAAAAGAGAACATGTACCTGATTGAGTTTCATGAGCATTGGACTTGTTATCGCTTCTTCCAGCATTGAGAAGCTTAACAACTCCACGCCATTGCTCATCAGTAAGCCCACTGACTGCATCACGATCGCTATCAGTGATAACCCGGTTCACATGTTCAGAAGATGGAAACGGTCCAGTCATGACGACATTCACATACGTTGGACGAGGTTGTCCTCCATTAAAACCAGGCCCAAATCTTCCTCTGCCACGACTTGTTGAGccatttgaatttgattttcctCTTGGGCGATCTCCCCACCACTCTGGATATCCAATCAACACAAAGCAATTTTCCGGCGAATGACCTCCACGGTTACAATGAGTAcaaagtttcttgttttgaagcTTCTCTGAATTTGCAAACTTCTCTGAGATTACCTCAGAACGTGGCCGCATTTGAACAGCAAAAGCAGTGACATCGGTTCTCTCTTCATTAGACGATCTGTTGTTCaccatatcttcttcttgtcgCACAATGTTGTAAACCTCTTCCAGCCCGGGGAGAGGAACACGAGACGTCAAACTTGACCGTATGGTGTGAAATTTAGTTTCATTCAGTCCATAAAGATATTGATGAACCATGTCATCTTCTCGATATTTTTCTTGGTCTGTTCCAAGATTGCAGATACACCTACCACATTTACATATCCGAAGAGGGCGATAGCTGTTGATATTATCCCAAATCTTGTTGAGTTTTCC
This sequence is a window from Arabidopsis thaliana chromosome 1 sequence. Protein-coding genes within it:
- a CDS encoding Toll-Interleukin-Resistance (TIR) domain family protein (Toll-Interleukin-Resistance (TIR) domain family protein; FUNCTIONS IN: transmembrane receptor activity; INVOLVED IN: signal transduction, defense response, innate immune response; LOCATED IN: intrinsic to membrane; EXPRESSED IN: 7 plant structures; EXPRESSED DURING: 9 growth stages; CONTAINS InterPro DOMAIN/s: Toll-Interleukin receptor (InterPro:IPR000157); BEST Arabidopsis thaliana protein match is: Disease resistance protein (TIR-NBS-LRR class) family (TAIR:AT3G44670.2); Has 1555 Blast hits to 1476 proteins in 47 species: Archae - 0; Bacteria - 0; Metazoa - 0; Fungi - 0; Plants - 1555; Viruses - 0; Other Eukaryotes - 0 (source: NCBI BLink).); the protein is MASSSSLSLSFPSSSLSRTWDYDVFPSFHGEDVRKAFLSQILKKEFGRKAINFFVDHEMERGEFIGPVLKQAIKGSKIALVLLSKNYASSWCCLDELVEIMKKESGQTVITIFYEVDPNEVKKQTGDFGKAFKETCQGKTEEKVQTWRKALEGVGLATIAGFHSSNWFVFFI
- a CDS encoding emp24/gp25L/p24 family/GOLD family protein (emp24/gp25L/p24 family/GOLD family protein; FUNCTIONS IN: protein transmembrane transporter activity; INVOLVED IN: intracellular protein transport, transport; LOCATED IN: endomembrane system, integral to membrane, membrane; EXPRESSED IN: 23 plant structures; EXPRESSED DURING: 13 growth stages; CONTAINS InterPro DOMAIN/s: GOLD (InterPro:IPR009038), emp24/gp25L/p24 (InterPro:IPR000348); BEST Arabidopsis thaliana protein match is: emp24/gp25L/p24 family/GOLD family protein (TAIR:AT1G09580.1); Has 1845 Blast hits to 1843 proteins in 233 species: Archae - 0; Bacteria - 0; Metazoa - 849; Fungi - 519; Plants - 275; Viruses - 0; Other Eukaryotes - 202 (source: NCBI BLink).), with amino-acid sequence MKKKMIPTTILLSALIFSLSPICEAVWLTVPHTGSKCVSEEIQSNVIVLADYLVISEEHSIFPTVSVKVTAPYGTVLHHRENTTNGQFAFTTQESGTYLACFEADAKSHGNKDFSINIDWKTGIAAKDWDSIARKEKIEGVELEFKKLEGAVEAIHENLIYLRNREAEMRIVSEKTNSRVAWYSIMSLGICIVVSGLQILYLKQYFEKKKLI